The nucleotide sequence TCAGCTCTAAAAACAATGTAGTCAGGCAAGTGTTGTACCAAATATAATACATAGTACAAGTTTTGTTAATCCAAGTGTTGGCTAAACAatacacagtaaaaacaaaaaggaagaaaattaagaaaaaataattatttgcatttaattttttaCTTTATACGGGCACACATCTTTTCTCCCCTTCATTAACTGAAACAGGCTTCCTGAGTTGTTGTCTAAAAAAGTATGCAGTGAAGGTATTTCTGGATAATGTGCATTACATGCACACCGGCAGCAACTTAGGTAATCTATCTTAATATGATCTGTATTTGCCAAGAGCAGCTAAACACATGGTCCAGACCACCCTGGAGCAAGGGGAGGCGTGTCTGTCCATCATTATCGGTCTGTGCCACCTGTGCATAGTCTCTCTAGCATGTCTCCAGTTACATCTTTAACCCTCTGGAAGAGTTAAGTTCATGGAAGACACCAGGGAAATCTGATGTGAGCTGAGCAGTGTGCTGGACATGCGTCCGTTGTCAATCAGTAACGGCCTCTCCctcgcctccctcctcctcttcccctgcCGCTGCCCCAGCCCCGACCGCGGCTGTTTAGGTGTCCCGCCGAGCGCCtcagcttcttcctctcctcatgGTGTTCCCGCTCTGcttgctgctgcttcttctgctgctcTGACTGATAAAAGGAGAACAGAATATTGCATATCAAGTAAATAATATTCTGTGTTTCGATCCTGTACATTAGGTAAAATGACGTGTGATGATGATTTAAACTTGGAGGAAGAGCAAACAGTTACAACCATTGCACACTTCCAGGTAGGGGCATGGGACAACACAGGATTTTgaaagtttaaatgttttctataTTGTATGGCTCACTGTATTACTGAATTATTCCTTGTGTGTTTCAGGGAATTACTTGTGTgaagttattgttttttgtacagCCTCACAGATGAAATCTAGACAATGTCCAGAGAATTAGGTTCTGGTGAAGTCCATTGCTCACACAAACAGCTTATCCAACTCGCGTCCAAATGATTTCAGGGTAGCAATAAGAGCTACAACGATAAGTCTATCGAAATAAGATTAATTGGCATCGATTTTGCTAGCTATTTTGATTATCAATTAATAGTAGTAAAGGTcatttttttaagccaaaaacaTCCAGCTTGCTTTCTTTATCATTTAGGATGATTAATTTTGTCAGacacagattaatcaataatgaaaataattggtTGCAGCCATAGTTATGACTACTGTTAAATCTGTATATTTTGCTCTTATTTGGAGTTGACATTACCTAGCTAGTCACCTTTTGATTTGAGATTTGAGTTTTGGGTGTTATTGGTGATATGTGGTGCGGACTTGTTGTCATTTGTTATGTCTCGCTTTAAATTTTCCATGACTTCCATGatcaattaaaaatgtcttcaggGGACCGTggtgcctcctctcccccttgAACAATTGGCTGCACAAGTTGTTCCATAGTAGATAAAAGTGTTCTCCCATCTCATCtgattttcttccgcttattcGTGaggatgttaccgcttttatcccccttttttaAGGGGTCGCGGGGGttactggagccaatcccagttaTCTCTAAGGGTGAGGGCAGGGTACACCATGGATgagttgccagctcatcgcagggcccttactgatagCAGAGGccgccacacaaggtgccaactgcacatcaggagcaattttgggggtcagtatcttgctcaaggatactaaGAACTCagctcagctctacccactgagcaaCAGCCGCCCCAGATATAGTGTTGTGTACTTCACATAGTGCGCCAAGTAATGTAGTACAATTTATGAACAGTTTACCTTCTTGAGAGTGAACGTTAGCTGTTTGCTGCCCACTGCAGTGTCAGCCATGTTGCTGGTTCCAGTGTGCTCCTCTAACTTCAGACGATCCTCCAAAGACGCCCtggaagaacacacacaaacctcaaCACAATATAACAAACAGTATACAAAGAGAGCAGTAAGAAAGCAGTTTTGggcaagaaataaaaaattttaataaatgtaaatgtaatatgtaatattcttatttatctatttaagTTTGCAAATGTAAGCATGCACCACACAATTTCTTCAATAAGTGGAGTCAGGTTATGCTTCATCATAAACAGCTGCAGACCCTAAAGCAATCTGAATAGTAATCTGCAGTTGAAAGAAACACAACAAGCCAGTACTCCTCTAACACACAACCATTTAATACATTTCCAAAGACATACTTTTGAAGTCTCTGCTTGCGGGCCATGTCATTAAAACTTCGGAACTCCTCCCCAGCTTTGATCTGATAAAACTGAGGCTGACTCGTCTTCTTGCTCTCAGCCATGTTTGCTGTTATCTCTCCTCCattctcctccagcaggacggTGTTGCGGTCtacttccttcctcctctgacGCTGCCGGTCTCGGTCCTCCTGCCGCAGGAGTCTCCGCTGCTCCCTAACCTCCTCGACCCAACTCTTGTCATCGTCCGAGCTCTCCTCCTCAGAGCTGGCTCGCCCTTCaggctcctcctcttcttcatccgcCTGGACAGAGATGTTACAAAACCAAAGTTACTGATGTGATACTCTTTCTGGACTGAATAATTCTAGAAAATACATAACGTGCCAACACTGGTTGCGAACAAGATGGACAACAGAAACGGATGACTGTGTTTATTACTTTGATTACAGAATGCCACAGGCTTATGTCACACTTAAATATGGAAATCCACTATTTAGTGAAGCTTCCCTCTTTCATTTCCATTCAATGCCTCAAAAACTTGTATTCTTAATTGCTGGAGACTGTCAGTGTCTTTAACTGTTCAGGAAACACAACTAACAGCTAATTTCAGCATTACCTGTTGGGAAGCAGCCACCTGCTGCGCCAGTAGACgcagcttcttcttcctcttttgtcCGACCTTGGAGACGATGGGGTTGAGCAGGCGGAACTCCTCACTGTGTTCATCCACCTGGTACTCTGGGTTTTCAAACATCACTTTGAAGCGGTCGTCGCCCAGGATGCTGGGGAGAGCCTGCAGTGTTGATAAATTGAGatcagaaaaatgtttaatgttatgGTTAGGTACATACTTTTTTGTCAGGAAAGACATTCTCCATGAGTTCTACATATCTTCAGCGTGAATGAACTCAGGGACctgaaaagctgaaatgaaaacttGATTTTTATAACCTCCAGTGTGTTCTCCTACCttgcctttctttttccttGAGGCCAGCTCGGCTTCATCGTCgccctcctccatcagcttgaGAGCAAGCTCCTTGTTCACCTTGGGCAGCTTCTGTCTCAGTCACAACACATTGCCCATTTAattacagacagaaaacaggaaatatgATGATGCACTTAGATTCCCTTTTTActgatatcatcatcatcaatgcaAAAAATTGTTGCAAAAACTGaaatttttttcaaacacacacaccatttttATACCATGAAATGATCACAGGGAACTGATTTATTTGAAGAAAGCAtgtaaaaaatgtcttaaaaagatttttttttaaatttgttttcaaTACTGAGCAAGGAAGAGTCAAAACAAGGGATCTGACTTTCTTTcttataaaaacataaaagataGAGAGGATAACTTCTCAGGGCCAGAGATTTAAACAGTTTGTCTTTGCAAACTAAGAAGAGACACTCTGTCATGACCTCTCACCTTAATCTGCACTCTTTGCGTCCTGGACTCCTCAATCTTCTGGCGGATCTTATCCTTGCGATACTCCTCGTATGCAAAAGGATTTGCCATGGTTTTGACCTGCGCGCAAACCAAACAGCCAAGCTGTCAAACCCAAACATGCCTAACAGCAGTTTTAATCACTTCTTAATCAAGACATTTTAACACGAAGGCGACATAGCGGTTAGACACCTTACCTTGTGATAAAGCCTGATGTCCATGAAATAGCCGTGCATGTAGGCTCTCAAAAGAGATGATCCCACCAGGTGAGACAAAcctaataaaaataaatgaaacacacaataaagtCAGAAAATTCTTGTCCGTATTATCAGTGCAGCTATATGGATCATAATGCCAGTCTGTCAATTAGATGGTCCATCACTTTGCTCCAATCTGAAATATATCTTTCCTTGCAAGGCAGCTAGAATTGCAAGATTATGTGATCTTGCAGATCCATCTTCTCAGGTTTACCGGCTAACTGATTGGTTGAACCAATCAGTGTCTTTTAAGAAACTACTGGCAACTACATACATGGTTTATGTGTGATGACCAGCAAGAGAACTTTGTCAAGACGTTAGAGTAACTGCTGTTATATCATCAGTTttatcagaactggagagtgTGTTTCATTGAAAGAACAACTCTGAAGGctttgatacaaaaaaaaaaaaacctcatgtTTTCACTCTGACTGTACTCCTTTGGTCCTAGCACCctcctactgttgatctgattggtttcAAGTAGCCAGTGAAAGACTGTGATAAGACAGATGGTTGTATAATCACCCGCCAAGTATTTTTTGAAAATGCCTGTCCTTTTCCAAACTGTTTCCAAATGGTCTTGTGAAACAAACCATCTAGAGTGTCAGGTTGAATTCTATCATCAACTAATACATAGAGTACAATGAAATGTACTATTCATGGTCCCCAAAGGACGAATCCCACTGATGATTCTTTCTTCTATTGCCACAATGAGGTTAtcttttttaagttttcttttaaataactTAACCACTACATGGACTGCCAGGGACTTTGGTAAAGATATTGATGGTGCTATAATGTGAATGACATTAGTTACTTTTCCCCCAGTGCCCTCATGAGGTTGACATCCATGGTACGTGGTGAAATGTCTTGATGACATCTTTGCTGCTCCTGTAATTCTTTTTCCTAAAACCATCATTTAGCACATTATCAAATACCCACAAAATAATGGCCTTCCCATCTGccccagctgtgttttgtgttatttagtaAATATTAGCATGgtaacacactaaactaaaatggtaaacatggtaaacattttaTCAGCTAAAccttagcatgttagcattgtcattgtgagcatgttaatataatattgttagcatttagctcaaatgATGTATAGCCTCACAGAGACATTAGTATGACTGTAGACTTGGGCCTCACTTAGACCAAATCAGCCACAGTGTTGTACGGTGGACAGGGAGTATCATTCCATGGTCCATTTGTGTGACGCCATGACGTGAACTTTAACGCCAGTGGCAGTAATGCACCTCAAAGCCACTTGCGATTGAACGAAAAAGGAGAAGCTGCTTTGTTGCCATGTTACTAGCATGATGGTCTTAACGAGAGATTGTTTGTCCTCAACGacagataaaaaataacaaaagtaaACAACAGTCTTCGAAAAGACAGCCTTTGTTTTCAGGATTTACCTGAGAATCAAATTGTTTACAGAAAAACTGAGTGTTGAgtgacataaataaaatgtatgagcACAGAACTTTAAACatatgtaattaaaaaaagataatctCCAATGTAAGATTACTCATTATAGGGTGTGACTGGGAGCAGCAGCATGCAAAGGTTAAGCTAAAGTAAAACATTCCTTATGTATCTTGTATCAAAGCCAGTCACCAAGTGAGAGAATGCagatacagagacacagagaatgTAGAGTAAGTGTGGTCCCAGTGTGCTCTCCTCGTGTTGCCTCCTGGTTACATAACAGGGCCACATTACGCCGCTCCTGTAAATCAACACCGCTGTTCCCCTGCCTGCCCCCTCCTGTCCTTTTATTCCATAGCAGCCAACCACCTTTCTGCTTCTTGCCATCTGATCTCTTTACTGCTGAGCGTGCATTCCAATGTTCATTCAACCCTTCCAGCGTCTACTCCCCCGACCCTCTGTCCTCCCACCCCCCACACACTGCTTCTTACCTAAAGCCTCTCAAATGTTCACTGGGCCTCTAGTTAGGTAGTCTAGCCACCCGTGCAAACCCCAAAGGCGGCAAAGTGGCTCAGTCTGACTCATAGTTTTGGGTGTAACTTTCAGGGCTGGGATTACATTTTCTCTTTGAGCAGGGATCTCTTTAATCTTCTGTACTTtctaacaaaaataatttatgCACCACTTGCATATTTTGTTTAGGGAAATCTTTTCCATGGAATAGGTTGTTTAACTTTGACGTTTATTTCCATTTACAGTGAGGTGTGTGacgataaaaaaaatcaaagcagcaAGGTCTCACCCAGATTTTCCAGGTCCTTCCGGGTGACAAACTTGTAGTCATCATACACCGTGCTCTCTGGGctttcctccagctcctctgtcaGGTTGTCAAGGAAGGAGCACCACCTCGGCGCAGGACCCAgggcctacacacacacacacacacacgtatttgTTGAAACTAAAATAGATTGTCCAACTGTCCAAGGTCATGTTTCCATTCCAGTTAGACATCATTCAGCCCTTCCGTTTTTCAAGGAACTGTAGATTTTGCAATCATGTTAATTGACACTGGCACAGCAAAGTGTCACTGCTTCTCAGGTTGAGCAATAATTTCTTTATTGCTTACCTATAACAATGCCAGTGATTAACTCCACTCCACTTACTGTGCTGACATTAACACCTTAATGAATTGTCTGAGTGAGACCTGTCTTTAAGTCTGAGTTTATCAGCCATCCCGGGGCTTCCGCTATCTATtaggggtgtaccaaaatatcgatactactaCGAGGTatgttatcgatacactggcaCAGACTATcgatatttaatatttaaattgtggtcagtgtgtgtgttaagaagagccactgtgcagtatacactttgtttaacttggctgtcattcatgtgaaattgattgacaatgttttgtaattcctgtgaaatggattcaatgcagtcaataaattctgaatttcttcagtggcacagatatcgtgatgcatcttggatgaaatttcttgcaatacatcgattatcgcagaattgctgtatcgtgatattatcactatcgtgggcaaaataaaatgaaagtatcgtatcgtgaggtacctggtgatacccagccctactatcTATCCACAAGCAACCACTTCTTCACCTACACCCAACAAATGCAGTTTTGCATAAAATCAAACCATTTTACACCCATACACTGGACCGGAatagtttcacattttgtttgtctttgtctccaaCAACATGCAGTTACAGAAGACACTGAACAAAAGGCAGAATACAAGGTAACTGGTTAACAGTAAGGTAGAAGATCAAAGATCAAAGATCCCCTCATGCTGTGACATCTCACTGAAGTGGGATCAATGAGTGGGTGGAATTCCGATGCAGTAGCCCTGACTCAACATTTTCTGCCTCTAATGTGGAATTTGTTTGGTCCATCTAGATGATGACGTCTTGTGGCCTCACACACTGAGGCCAAAGTTGACAGACAGTTACACTCTCTCTCATTCTTATCACTGCCGAGCTGATAAAGCATCAAGCTGCCCTATAGACATAACCAGAGCTGTATGAGGAGCCGAGGGCTGAGAGCTGTTTTTTCGATGCAGAAACATCACAGAAGCATAAATGTCAGGTTGCTCAAACAAGTCTGGACACAGATCCTGATTTTCCAAGGAGTCTGCATTCTGAGACTATAAACAATCACATGAAAAGTCTTATTCAGGGCAGGAGGTAATTGCTATCTGAACTAACCTCAGTGCTGCAATTCTTTGAAAATGACATCAAAGGTTGTAGCCTAAAGTGGAGCCAACAAACTGTGAATTCCTCATTTTActcatcaaaaatgtatttatcttttgACAACTGTACAATTGTTTTCTCAGAAACTATTGGCACATATCCTCTGATCAAACTAGGACTTTGATTGACCATATGGGATTCATCTTCCAACTATTTTCTCAAATAATCGCTTCATTCTTTGCTCAGCTAAATTTAAGAAAGTAGGAGCAATTGCCAATCACAATTTCGTaaagcccaagatgatgtcTTCAATGCATTAATTTGCCCCATCTACAATGCAGACTCTAGAGAAATTGAATTTACCATCACATAAGACAAATTAAATCAGCACAGCCTTACAACTGACAAGCTGGAACTTgcaaatgttggcatttttgcttgaataAAGCCAAACCTTTGTTTTAGCTTTTGATCCAACATGGACTCTAAATCTAAGTGATGTATTCACCCAGGGAAGGACAGAATGGCCTAAGTTCAGCTCGTCCATGCCCTCATACCTAGAATTTCCCCACTTACACAAAGCAAAGTCTAGTTTActatacaaacacagaaatatccACCACAAACAACACACTTTAAATAAAACCAGAGACATAGGACAGACTGTTGATGACATGTAGTCATTACGAAGCGACCTTGTGAGATCCAGATCAATGGAAGAGAAAATAAACGTATGCACTATTTCTTGCTTCCTCCTATACATGTCCTTAAAGAGTCACCTGAATCACTGACGCTTatatcaattttaaaaaagcatttgtCTCGGATATGTGCTGCCAGCACCTGACAAACAGGGTGTGTGACTGGTCTGCTGCACGCCAGTTATACCATCGCACTAAGCCAGCAATAATGACTACaatacattaaatgtttctGCACTCACCGGGATGTAGAATGTGTTCATCTTGGGATCTTCATTTGCAGTAAAGAGCATACCTATCAATGAGACACAGGATGTGTATAAACAATGTCAGGAAGGAAGCAGGGCAGATATCACAGAGCTCATCTGCAATGTAAACACTACATTATGTTACAATTATGTTATGTTTCAATAATTCAAAAAAAGTGAACACTGCTATTTTAGATGTGAAGGTCTAAATGGTCTGGTCAGACAGAAAAGGGTTTAAGATATGGAACCACATGTAAAACGActtaaaccttaaaaaaaactcaGATTGAATCCATGCCAAATAAAGATCTAAATTATGACTTCAACGTTGAGTCCTTGTTTAAACTGACTGCCATGCAATCAGTCTGTAGTGTGTGAACTCTACTGTAAGATGGCGCCCCCTAGAGGTGAAAGACAGTTAGAGGTTGTGACAAGGGTTGACTTTTAAAAGACCAAACTGACAATTTTTTTGCAACATTAAAACTTACATTTATAATTTTTCTGAAGGTAAATTTAGCAATGCAATGTATTTAGCTGCTAACAAATTTGCAGAAACAACACTTGACTTAACTCTGAGTTTCATTCctcctatttatttattttttgatgttgtttgcctcaaaacacttttattttactAATTAGTAGTTATATGATTTTTTTAGCTTATTTATTAGATGTTCTGCTGCAACACTTCCAAAATGTATCATGACATTGTCGGTAGAATTGTTCTCACCTGTATTAGGGTAGATGCAAACATCATTGATGTTGGTCTGAGGCTGTATGGAAGAGAACACCTTGCCCTGTAGCAAATAGATAGAACACATAAAAGATAGGACTTCAGAAAGAGTATCAAGGGATCCGGACAGTCCAGTCCTGTTGTTGTACTGATGCAACCATTTCTTTACAACTACACAATGAacataatgtatgtatgtaatgtacATAACTCTGCCAACAAGTTACCATTTTACATGACCTGATATAAGTGTAAAGAGACTTGAAAACAGCAACAGACTGtataaatatgaaaacaacCCTTAATACCTCATCATCCACTTGTACAGTAGGATCCAAAAGTCCAAGGCCACTTGCGAAATTACTTCTATTTTGCCTTTTGTTAagaatgtaataaaataaattgttACAAATTATATTATCAGCTTaacaaataaagtgaaatgtCTTTCAAAAATGTCCAGGAATTTCTGAATATCTCAGTATTTGGTATATTCCCCTTTTGCTTTAATGTCAGCATGCATttgagctggcatggactcctAATATAAAGTTTAACACTATTAAATACCAGTAGAGTGCATACTATCATTAAGAtcaatggggggggggggggggaaatacCAAATACCAAATACCAAGATATCTTAAAATTCATCAACCCAATTAAACATAAATGGGGGCATTTAAAGACTGACAAAGCCAAGCATTCTGTCACATCATCAGAAGCTTTCAGAAACACTGTCAAAGCATTCTGGGATAACATGAGTCATTAGGGGTTTCataaacttgtggagtccatgccagctcaaCTGCATGCTGTTATGAAAGCAAAAGCAGAACATACCAAATACTAAGATATGTGAGTGACATGTGTAGGTAAAGCGGGTCCTGTAATGGCTTTTACTGATTCTTACAGTGTCTTTGTTCCAGATTTTTATAATCTTTGAGTCGGCAGACACAATGAGGTCCAGCTTATCGTGGAAGTGGAGTGACTTGATCGGCAGGCTGTAGAAGTGGTCTTTAACCAGCAGCGGCTGGTTGGAGCGCAGGTCATAGAGCAGTACCTGAGAGACAAAGCAACACAACTACTAAATCTATTTAATATCTTTCAGGCTTCCAAGtgctaaaataataaaaaaaaatgtaaaggatGTGTTTATGGCCAGTATATCATTCCTAACTCCAACGTACCCCTTTATATTAAAACCAACAGAAAATAGCTTCCCCTGTGCTAACATCACAGGGGAACCAGCTCCACTTGACCTTCACGGTCTGAGCTTCTTTTGATAACAGTGTCACTTTGTGAGTCCACTAATCTCAGGGAGGAGAGGCAAAATTTCACACCATGTGGGCAGCGGAgagttttaaaacaacaacaacaacaacaacagcaacaaacagaCCGGAAGGCAGACCAATGCTAAAGACATATGTCAACAGGATGGACTGGTGTCCAGCAGCTGTCGACAGTCATCATTACAAAAAAAGCTCACACTTATTTGAATTATTAGCTTTATTCACCTGTCCTGTGCTGGTGCCGGCTGCCATGGTGAGAGAGCCATTAAACTTCAGTGCACTTATGGCAGGCAAACCTCGAACTCtgtcaacaaaacagaaataggGATAACGTTATATCAATATGATATTATGGGGATAAATGGCAATGtgagacacaaagacaaaatgatGAAATCATGTTAGATAGTGTTGCTGCtttgtgaaagaaaaataaactgtgAATCGGATGAAAGCTGGATGTTGTTCCATAATGATGCACAGCTTGTAGTTATTTTCATGCAGCAAAGTTTTATTGGAGTGGCAAAAAGTGCCATGTCGCTACATACAGCATACATCGTCAGGCTAACAACAGCTGAAATTATGTCCCATGTCACTTTAACAGCTTGGTACGTACTCTGCTCCTTCAGGAAGGCTGCTCAGGGCGCAGTCCAGAATGCCCACTCTGTTCCGGACACGAGGGTCCCAGCATTCGACCCTGCCCTGGGATCCAAACGGAAGAGatatcaaacaaacacagggtAACACAAGGTTTGAGGAAGCTACAACTTGTGACTTTATAAAGATTTTTAAAGCTAACTGGGGCATTTTATTAGGGTCAATAGAAAACTGCAATGTACTTATTGTGTTGCCAGCTCCAAATGTATGGAAGCGAATCtgttccataattcaaattaaaatgaattaatagaaatgctttttcattttcaaaataaagctgcattttttgaatcataaataaaatgagtaataaatcatccaaattacattttcattttcttcttcaagactgctcattttgtcacacgactaaaaagaaaactgccTTTTCGTTTTCAAGTCCGCCCCCTGcaaatttttttccaaaattcaatttgaattcgcaatcccaagcggcgcaggagagtgacgtcagcggcctctgttctcctgcagcccccagtctgaccgaccgtgctaaTACGTTAGGGGGCGGTGTGCATATTCGATGCTGGAGCAAGaggagagacaagaggagagtgtgaaggctgtgttggtagcatagactgtggtccatgttttcagaaacagctgggaaatcaccaccatgtcaacttctgtactgcggtcaagccaaaATCATtcgcacatttttttccagtgcgcaaatgctctaacatttacggtgatcgtaatgaagccgctctgaagagctgctggcagtgactgtgggtcagactgcagactcacagtcagacacatAAAACAgacggtactttacagtcagtattcccggtaataaactgaaggtatcagcgctgGACCTTACGTCGACGTCGctcccatattggatgtggcagctcagccccgtgaactaatacaagtcaatggagtgaactttataaagctccttctacaaagtgctaacGTATtatgcgtagcacggtcggtcagactgggggctgcaggagaacaGAGGCCACTGacgtcgggggggggggggtggcttAGAAaggaaaaagcagttttctttttagtcgtgtgacaaaatgagcagtcttgaagaagaaaatgaaaatgcgatttggatgatttattactcattttatttatgagtcaaaaaatgcagctttattctgaaaatgaaaaagcatttctattaatccattttaatttgaattatggaacaGATTCGCTTCCATACTAATGTAAGGTAGATGTAATGGGtcgaaaaactgaaaaactttAATACTCAGAATTGATGAAACAAACACCTTTCCATCAGTCtatggagtaagatcgctgtcaaaaagacgtgtgcatgattctaacattcgtatttgaaatgttaaacttttgtgtgcaaataaaaatgttgtacacaaaattctactgtcatatacgcaagtctgagaaattgtttgggttaggattgtttttatgtgagtatgaatctaaaagctgtgaatgcaaagtcttgtgagcactactctaatttctacgactacgaagtcatcactgtgaacacgaattcaagtttttgggtaagagtagaaaagtgttgaaatgacgtcacgtaagtcacaggcaggtcacaggggaaaataatcgaaaataataaaattaaataatagtttaatgatcgtagttacctttgttggagcagagtgttagcttgctagcttacttcggacgatagcagtattgtttaataatcaataaatagttccgagtcgacgtgtgttaatgttactccaccttaaatacatcagggacgtttggaaagttaacgttaggcctgttcaggtgttattttacaggtgtctttactgcttgcatgtcagttaaaatgctagtagttttccatcccctttgtaatagtGTAGTTGTGAACCTTTGGCTCTtggtgcttttcctatttggtctgaattttaatgaaataagtaaaagttccatttgatattactaataatga is from Sparus aurata chromosome 16, fSpaAur1.1, whole genome shotgun sequence and encodes:
- the nol10 gene encoding nucleolar protein 10, which gives rise to MQISSVNDVKIYNLSYGKSLPEWLSDRKKRQLQKKDVDIQRRIELIQDFEMPTVCTSIKVSRDGQFILAAGTYKPRIRCYDTYQLSLKFERCLDSDVVAFDILSDDYSKLVFLHSDRYVEFHSQHGYYYKTRIPKFGRDFSYHYPSCDLFFVGTSSEVFRLNLEQGRFLNSLQTDALENNVCDINPIHHLFATGTSEGRVECWDPRVRNRVGILDCALSSLPEGAEVRGLPAISALKFNGSLTMAAGTSTGQVLLYDLRSNQPLLVKDHFYSLPIKSLHFHDKLDLIVSADSKIIKIWNKDTGKVFSSIQPQTNINDVCIYPNTGMLFTANEDPKMNTFYIPALGPAPRWCSFLDNLTEELEESPESTVYDDYKFVTRKDLENLGLSHLVGSSLLRAYMHGYFMDIRLYHKVKTMANPFAYEEYRKDKIRQKIEESRTQRVQIKKLPKVNKELALKLMEEGDDEAELASRKKKGKALPSILGDDRFKVMFENPEYQVDEHSEEFRLLNPIVSKVGQKRKKKLRLLAQQVAASQQADEEEEEPEGRASSEEESSDDDKSWVEEVREQRRLLRQEDRDRQRQRRKEVDRNTVLLEENGGEITANMAESKKTSQPQFYQIKAGEEFRSFNDMARKQRLQKASLEDRLKLEEHTGTSNMADTAVGSKQLTFTLKKSEQQKKQQQAEREHHEERKKLRRSAGHLNSRGRGWGSGRGRGGGRRGRGRY